Within Bradymonas sediminis, the genomic segment GACATGGAGAATATGATGACCTTCCACGTGAATAATTCCTGGCGCCGCCTGCTCAACGCCGCGTTGGTTTCTGGACTGCTGGTCGCGGGCGCGGTCGGCATCAGCGGGTGCGAGAAGAGCCCTGAGGAGCAATTGCTCGCCGCGAAGATGGCGGTGATTAACTCTAAGCCCGATGTTGCCGAGAAGCATCTCGAGCCGGTGCTTAAGGGGGACCCCGACAGCTTCGAAGGCCTGCGCTTGATGGCGTCGGTGAAGCAACTTCGCGGTGAGTTTGCCGCAGCCGAGGAGAGCTTCCTCGCCCTGCAAAAAGCCCAGGGCTTCGATGTCCAGGGGGAGGCCGCGCAGAAGCTGAGCACCAAACAGAAGAGTCAGAAGGAGTTGCTCGAGCGCGACCTGATTAAATTATATACCGACTGGGCCAACGCCGTTGACCCCGCCGAGGACATGGCGACCTTCGAGCAGGTCGCGCGCAAGGGGCTCGCGATTTCGCCCAAGCAGCCGCGCCTCAATACGATGCTCGTGGAGGCTTACGAGAATCACGCCAAGAAGTTGGTGGAGCAGGGCAAGAAGGTCGAGGGGGCGCAGTATTACGAGAAGATTCCGGCGCTCTATACCAACTCCATGGTGCGCAAGCGCGTCCAGGAGCGCGCGTCGAACCTGCGCTTTGAGGCCGGTCGCGCCGAGATGCTCGAGTATTTTAATAAGACCGCCAAGCCCAAGCTCGTCGCCGAGGACCGCTACGACGCGGAGAACAAGCTGATTATCTTTGATATCAAGCAGGACGTCGCCGAGGTCGAGAAATACTACGCCGAGAAGCAAAATGAGCGCGTGCGCCTGAATATTAAGGATGAGAAGCAACGCGGTATTATCCAGCAATTCGCGATTCGAGAGAAGCTCAAGCCGGCGTTGATCTCGGTGGTGGTCGAGGCCACCGGCATCTCGCCGGAGGCCGACTTCTCAAAGCTCGCCTCGCCCAAGGGCTTTGAAATCGTGAAGGTCGAGCCGGGTCGCCGAGACCTGAGCATCACCGCTCAGGTGCCGCTGGACGCGGTGCTCAAGGTCGGCTCTGATGTGCGTGAGAAGATGCGCCAGGACGCCGCGGCCGCCAAGCAGAAGGCCGCCCCGGGCGACAAACCCGCCGAAGGCCAGGGCGCCGACGAGGCGAAGCAGGCCGAGGCGGAGAAAGCGGCGCCGACCGAATAATCGCCCACGCGCTCAAGGTGTCACGATATGCGACCCGCTTTGGGCGCTTGACACTACCTTGAGCGCGGTTCATAAAATGCGCGCAGATGCTCCATTTAATACACGCCCCTTCGGGGCGCGGTGGATGGGGCATCGCTGTTGAATCTGTATTTGACTTAGACTTTTAAATTAGCTTCCACCAGATAGGCAGATATGAGCGACGAAGAGGAATTCGAAGACGACGAAATTGAATTGTCCGACGAAGATGTGGAGCTTGAGGACGTCGAGCCCGAAAGTTACGACGACGATGATGATGATGATTCGGGCTTTAAGCCCAGCACCATCGACGACGGGCTCCTCGAAGCAGCTCCCGAAAATGCGCTCAAGGCCAACCCGAAACGGATGACCGCGGCGCAGCGCAAGCAGAATAAGAGTCTGGTCGAGGGCATCATCGACAAGACCTATTTTGAGTCTCCCGAGTCGGCCGTTAAGGCGTTCGAGAAGTTGCGTGAAGAGACGGATATCAACGCGGCCAAGCCCTATTCGATCGACGTCGAGTTGACCGAAAATGATACCGTGAATCACCCCAAATTCGGACTTGGCTTTGTGCTCGAATTGGTCTCGCCCACCAAGGTGGAGATCCTATTCGAAGAAGGCAATATCCTTAAGCTGGTCTGCAACCAGGCGTCTCGTAAATAAGATCGCTGGGGTGAGGACCTCGCGGCGCCCGCGCTCCGGCGCGGGCGCCGCGGCTTAAGGCTCAACGTGACAAGCATCTAAGCTTACGGTGAATGCGATGGCTGACGAAAAAATAAAGATCATCACGCGCAATCGGAAGGCCCGGCATAATTATTATGTCGACCAAGAGTTCGAGGCCGGGGTGAAATTGCTGGGCAGCGAGGTCAAGAGCCTGCGCGACGGCAAGGTTCAGCTCAAGGACGCCTACGCACGGTTTGAAAACCACGAGCTTTTCCTGCATAAGGTCCATATCGCCCCGTACCCCCAGGCGACCCACGAGAACCACGAGGCTGAGCGCGACCGGAAGCTCTTGATGCACCGGCGCGAGCTGAACCGCCTCGAGCACCAGCTCAACGTCTCGGGCACCACCCTCATCCCGCTGGCCTTGTATTTCAAAGGCGGCAACGTCAAGGTTGAGCTGGGGTTGTGTCGGGGTAAGAAACTCTTTGATAAGCGCCACGACCTCAAGAAGAGCCAGGCCAAGCGCGAGATGGCTCGGGCGGCTGCGCGCCACAATGAGGGCTGAGTAATTGTCGCCGCGTTGATGCATTTCCCTCGAAATAGCAGCAACCGGGATGAAAAATAATCCGCGCGAAGTTTGACTTCTCCGCGGCCCGTGCCTAAGTTCTCTCCAGCGCCGGATGTTTTGAAACCTTTTTGAAGGCTCGCTCATCCTAAGCGTGAAGGCAAAAAAGCTTCGGTTCTTTGAAAAGCCCCATAAGAGTATGTAGAACGCATGTCACACCGGTTTGACCCTGGTTGGCGTCGGATTTCGTAAATTTGACCTCAAACCATTAAGGGGGCGCCCTGGTTTCGACGTGGAAATTGAAGCGAACGTTGCGTGTCGTGGGTTTCTTGGTGACCACGTAAATCCTGTCGAGAATTTTATAACTGGCAATCAAAACAACCAGTATGCAATGGCTGCGTAAGCATCCCTTGCTAACGATGTGAGGTAACCCCTCACCCGTCCACATAAGTCCTCGCCTGCGGGTCTTATGGGACGTCAACCAGTAGGCTTGGTCTCAGGGGCTTCGTCCTTCGCCCTGCGACGACATTTCGAAGAGCCCTCTTGCGGCATGGCCTGTCCGTGGACAGTGTTTAGCTGGAGGTAAAACTACCAATCACGGAATACACACGTAGTAGCGTTCAGTGGATATTCTGCGGACGCGGGTTCGATTCCCGCCGCCTCCATATTTACAGAGCCCCGCTCTATCGACGCGATCGATAGGGCGGGGCTTTTTTGTTGATTGAGCGGTGATCTTTGTGGGGTCACTTGATGGACGAAATATGTGTCAGAGGTGGTGCCTCTTTGTTTTTGGGGCGGAAATTTGAAGGTTATGCTGCGCGTTGTCTCACCGCGTGACCGATTGCCTGGCTCGGTAACAAACCCGCGGCGCGCACCAACTTTAAAGGCGAAATACCATGATTGCTTGGATTCGAAATCTCTCCTGGACCTATGTGATACTCGCCTGCCTCACCCTCGGGTTGGCGCCGTTTATCCCCCCGCATATCTTTGAGAAGCTCGGCATGCTCTTCGACGGCCAACTCGCCCGGCCGATCGATATCTTCGACCTGTTTTTCCACGGCGCGCCCTGGCTTTTGTTGCTCTGGAAGGCGGGTGACACGCTCGTCGCCCGCGCGAAGAAATCCTGAGCGCTTGAGGAATTCATTTATCTAGAAAGGGTTGGGGGAACCCCCGGCCAGCGGCATCGCGTGAGCCCCCGCGCTTGGCGTCCCTATAGCGCCGCAGGCGCTGACAAAGATAAACACAGCCATCGCTAACACGGCCTACGAAGAGCGCGCGGCATAGCTCTATCCCCGGAGTCCTGTCTCCATTTGTGAATCTGTGGAGGCGCCGATTTAGGAGGGGTATTGAGAGGGAAAAATTGAATTTCGCTCCAGTTAATCTGCGACTTGCGAGGCCAGTATACAGTCTGTATACTTGGTCGCATGAAACGATATTTACTATGCCTGGTCCTGTATCTCTCTGCCTGCGCAAGCGGCTCGTTTTCGTCGTCGACGCTCGATGCGTCCGACGCCGAGGGTGCCTCCGACGCGGGCCAAATCGAGGCGTCGAGCGATGTTCTTGATGCCGAGACACCAACGGATATATCGGACGCCGCGAGCCCGCCGCTGCCCGATGTCGAGGTCGACGCGCCGGGAGGTGGCGAGGGTGGCCCGGGCGACACAAACACCGAGCCCGCCAGCGTCTTCGAGGTGAGCGCGGTGAGCACCGTGGGTGAGCGTTTTATCTGCAAGATGATCAACGCGGAGCGCGTCGACAGCCCGACGGCCAATCAAACCCACACCCGATTCAACCTGCGCGCGACCGATCTTGGCGCACCTGCGATTGTCGACGGGCGGCTGCACCTCTTCTTCGGTGACACGCATGGTTACCGCGATATCTGGCGAATCGGCGAGGACCCGGACTCGGTGGGACATGTTTCATTCGAGGCGGCGAAGGCCGATCTTTCGGTGCTGTGTCGGGACCTCGCCTTTTATGTGACCCCCGATGATCCGTCGGTCGCCCATCGCAGCGACCCCGCCATCCAGCGTGATTTTGAGGGTGGTTTTCTGGCGCCGCCGCCCGGCGAGCCGCTGTCGAATTATGTCACGCGGCGTTTGCTTGAGTCGGAGCATGGCGCGTTTGCAGGCTCCTTCGAGGTGCCGAGCGGGGCGATCACGACCGATTCAGGGACCTATATCTTCTGGTCGGGGCGGGTGCGCGAAGAGGTCGAGTGGGAGATGTCGCGCGGGTTTGTTGCGCGCTGGAATTCTGCCGGGGCGTCGCCGCTGTTCTACCAAATTCTATACGCCGTTGATGACCTCATCGACGGCCGCGCGCTGGGCGGCCACTTTGTGCAAAACGCGCCGGTGGAGCACGACGGGCAGCTCTACCTTTTTGGCACCGGGCGCTACCGCAAAGACGGCGTGCACCTGGCGCGCAAGCCGGTCACCGCGATCGAGCAGCCGGGCGGCTTTGAGATCTATAACCCGCAATCCAACACCTGGGTGGACCCGACCGCGCTCAGCGAGCCCGAGCGCGCGGCGCTCCCGGCGATCATCGACGAGTCGCACCGCGGCATCGGCGAGTTGGGCGTGCAATACGTCCCCGAGGCCGACCTCTTTGTGATGATGTTTCAGCAGATAAAAGGTTCCAATGCCATTCATCTGCTGGTGAGCCGCGAGCCCACCGGTCCCTGGCAGCGCACCCGCGTCATCGATATGTCGGACCCGCTCTTTCTCTCAAAGCACTGTTGCTCCGACTCCGGCGCCTGCCACGGCGACGCGATTTGGCGCTGCGCCGAAGCCGGACTCTACGCGCCATATCCGCTCCCGCTTATCCGCGCCGAGCAGCGCGGCGAGGACACCTGGCGTCTGTCGGTGCCCTACGTCGTCTCCACCTGGACTCCGTATAACGTGGTTCTTTTCGAGCACACCGTTGACGTCTCAATGACCCTTCAATGACGAGAGGATTGTGATGCTGAGTTATATTCGAGGACTATCGTTGCTCGCGCTGGCGATCGCCACGTTATTTGTCGGCTGCGGGGACGCGACCATGGTTTCGTCGCAGACCTCGGACGCGGCGGTGTCGGACACCGACGCTGATGCGTTCGGGTCGGACGCGGGGGATTTCCTCGACGCTGAGAACGCGCGGGATGCGGAGTTTGGGGAAGATGATGTCTACGTGCCAGACGACGGCCACGATGACGGAGACGCCTTCGCCGCCGATGACGCCGGGGCGGGGGATGCGCCGGATGCGGCGAAGTGGCCGGACGTCACGGACGAGCCCGACTCCAGCCCGGACGTCGGTCTCCCGCCCCCGCCCACGCGCTTTGATTGCCCGGACGGCAGCACCGTCACGCCGGGGTGGAACACCGTTCAGGTTGGCGTGGACCAGCGCCGCTATCATATCGATATGCCCGCGGATACCTCGCGACCCCCGGCGATTGTCTTTGGATTTCATGGGTTTACAGCGGTGATTCCGCCCGTGATTGACCTGCTCAGTTTTCGCGCCGAGATGCTCGGCCTGGGACTTCATCCCAACGCGCGCGCCGGGTTTCCGTTCATCCTGGTCCTGATGCAGGATGTGAATCGCCTGCCACCCGGGGGACTCGATTGGGATCTGCGCACCGATAATCCGAACGTCGATCTTCCGTTCTTTGAGGCGGTCGTGGGTTGTCTGACCCAACACGCAAAGGCCGACGAAGACCGTGTTTTTGCGTTCGGGTTCAGCGCCGGTGCGACGATCGCGAACCTCATTCACTCCAAATACCCGGACGTGCTGCGCGCGTTTGTCACCGGGTCAGGGCTGTGGGCCAACGAGGCGAATAACCTGCGCATCGCCCATCAGGTCACGCTGGGTATTCCGATCGTGAATTGGCAGTGGCCGGCCCTGGAGCCCATTCACGCGGGGACGGCGGCGGTGATGCTGACCCGCGGCGGCCCCCACGATCTCATCCCAGGCTCGCCGGTGCCGGCGAGCCTGGATGAGGCGGGCGGCTTCGCCCGAGACGCGCTGTTGGCCAACGGGCGGGTCGTGGTCGATTGCTGGCATAACGGCGGGCACACGCTGCACCCGGAGGTGCGCGGTTCGTTGATGCTCAACTTCTTCGCTGCGCACGCCCACATCGGCCTTTCGCCGCTGCTCTACGAAGGCCTCCCAGGGCTGCCCGGGAGCTGCGCGATACTGAGACCCTGAGACGAGGTAATACCCATAAATTGTTTCTGAATGCTGGCTTCGCGCGCACGATGGTGCGTCACCATGACCTTGATATTGAGGAGAGAATCGTGAAACGAGATATTATTCGAGGACTTTCGCTGCTCGCCCTGGCAAGCTCTACGCTGTTTTTCGGTTGCGCAGAGGACTTTTCTGAGTTCTCCGAAACCTCCGACGTGGCGGTCTCGGACACGGACGCGACGGACGCCGGTCGGGACACTGCGTCGCCGGATTCCGGTGATTTGCCCGACGCGCAGCAGGCGCCGGATAGTGGAGTTGATGCGGCCACGTCGCCCGACGCTGCCACGTCGCCCGATGCTGCCTCGGATCCGGATTCCGGGACCGGTGACCCGGGGACTCCCTCGACGCCCTACTTCGAGTGCCCAGACGGCACGACGGTAGGGCAGGGCTGGAACACGGTCGATGTCGCGGGCACCGAGCGCACCTATCATCTCGACTTGCCCGCAGACGCATCGGTCCCGCCGGCGATTGTCTTTGGTTTTCATGGCTTTAGCGGGCCAGGCTCGCCGAGGGATGACACCCATGGCTTCCGCCAGCATATGCTCAATATGGGGATTGAGCCGGACGCGCGCGCCGATCTTCCGTTCATCCTGGTGCTCATGGAAGACACAAATCTACAGCCGGTCGCTGGCCTGGACTGGGATATTCGCACCGATGACCCCAACGTCGATCTTCCGTTTTTCGAGGCGGTCGTCGGCTGCCTCGTCGAGCATCAAGCGGCCGATGAGGGGCAAGTTTTTGCCTTTGGATTCAGCGCGGGCGCCACCATCGCAAATCTCATTCACTCCAAATATCCGGACCTTCTGCGAGCGTTTGTCAGTGAGTCCGGCTTGTGGGCGAATGAGGAGGAGAATCTGCGCATCGCGCTGCAGGCGACGCTCGGGTTTCCGGTGGTCGACTGGCAATGGCCCGAGATGGCGCCGATAGATGCGGGCTCTGCCGCGATTCTATTGTCGCGCGGGGGGCCGAATGATCTGGTCCCTGGAGCGCCAGGGCGCGCGAGCCTCGATGAGGCCGGCGAGTTTGCGCGGGACGCGCTGGTCGCCAACGGGCGGGTGGTGATTGATTGCTGGCATGACGGCGGGCACACGCTGCACCCGGAAGTCACCGGAGCGCTGATGCTCGACTTCTTCGCCGCGCACGCCGCCGCTGGCCCCTCGCCCTTGCTCACTGAGACGATTCCATCACTGCCTCAAAGCTGTACGATAGAGAGACCATGAAAAAGAGCCTGAAGAATCGACGTATTCTAATCACCGGGGCGGCGCGCGGCATCGGCGCCGCGCTCGCCGAGCGCCTCGCAAAGCAGGGCGCTCGGCTGGCGTTGATCGGCCTGGAACCCGAATTATTACAGGAGGTTGGGCGGCGTTGCGGCGCCGAATATATCGGAGAGTGCGATGTCGGCCAGCGCGCCTCGGTGGAGCGCGCCGTCGCCGCGGCCGTCGACGCGCTCGGCGGCCTCGACGTGGTCGTGGCAAACGCGGGCATCGCTGCCCAACTTCCGCTGATCGGCGGCGACCCCCAGGTCTTTGACACCGTGATGCGCGTCAACCTGCAGGGCACCTATGACACGCTCCGGGTGGCCGGGCCGCACGTGGCGCATCGCGACGGTTATATGCTGCTGGTGGCCTCTTTGGGCGCCGCGGTGCACGTGCCGCTGATGGGCGCCTACTCAGCATCCAAAGCAGGAACCGAGGCGCTCGGAAACGCGCTGCGCGGCGAACTTGCGCCCACCGGCGCGCGAGTGGGGATCGCGTATTTCGCCGAGCTCGACACCGACATGACCCGCCGCGGCTTCGACACCCGCGCGGCGCGCGTCTTCGCCGGCACACCCCACGGCACGCTCACTGGTCTGGCCCCGCTGCAGCCCGCCATCGACGCGCTCGAGCAGGGGATCCGGCAGCGCT encodes:
- the smpB gene encoding SsrA-binding protein SmpB, with the protein product MADEKIKIITRNRKARHNYYVDQEFEAGVKLLGSEVKSLRDGKVQLKDAYARFENHELFLHKVHIAPYPQATHENHEAERDRKLLMHRRELNRLEHQLNVSGTTLIPLALYFKGGNVKVELGLCRGKKLFDKRHDLKKSQAKREMARAAARHNEG
- a CDS encoding RND transporter codes for the protein MIAWIRNLSWTYVILACLTLGLAPFIPPHIFEKLGMLFDGQLARPIDIFDLFFHGAPWLLLLWKAGDTLVARAKKS
- a CDS encoding DUF4185 domain-containing protein, with product MKRYLLCLVLYLSACASGSFSSSTLDASDAEGASDAGQIEASSDVLDAETPTDISDAASPPLPDVEVDAPGGGEGGPGDTNTEPASVFEVSAVSTVGERFICKMINAERVDSPTANQTHTRFNLRATDLGAPAIVDGRLHLFFGDTHGYRDIWRIGEDPDSVGHVSFEAAKADLSVLCRDLAFYVTPDDPSVAHRSDPAIQRDFEGGFLAPPPGEPLSNYVTRRLLESEHGAFAGSFEVPSGAITTDSGTYIFWSGRVREEVEWEMSRGFVARWNSAGASPLFYQILYAVDDLIDGRALGGHFVQNAPVEHDGQLYLFGTGRYRKDGVHLARKPVTAIEQPGGFEIYNPQSNTWVDPTALSEPERAALPAIIDESHRGIGELGVQYVPEADLFVMMFQQIKGSNAIHLLVSREPTGPWQRTRVIDMSDPLFLSKHCCSDSGACHGDAIWRCAEAGLYAPYPLPLIRAEQRGEDTWRLSVPYVVSTWTPYNVVLFEHTVDVSMTLQ
- a CDS encoding PHB depolymerase family esterase — translated: MMLSYIRGLSLLALAIATLFVGCGDATMVSSQTSDAAVSDTDADAFGSDAGDFLDAENARDAEFGEDDVYVPDDGHDDGDAFAADDAGAGDAPDAAKWPDVTDEPDSSPDVGLPPPPTRFDCPDGSTVTPGWNTVQVGVDQRRYHIDMPADTSRPPAIVFGFHGFTAVIPPVIDLLSFRAEMLGLGLHPNARAGFPFILVLMQDVNRLPPGGLDWDLRTDNPNVDLPFFEAVVGCLTQHAKADEDRVFAFGFSAGATIANLIHSKYPDVLRAFVTGSGLWANEANNLRIAHQVTLGIPIVNWQWPALEPIHAGTAAVMLTRGGPHDLIPGSPVPASLDEAGGFARDALLANGRVVVDCWHNGGHTLHPEVRGSLMLNFFAAHAHIGLSPLLYEGLPGLPGSCAILRP